A single genomic interval of Methanomassiliicoccus sp. harbors:
- a CDS encoding CoB--CoM heterodisulfide reductase iron-sulfur subunit A family protein, which translates to MSEKTGAVMVVGGGISGVQTALDLAESGFQVYLIEKTPSIGGVMSQLDKTFPTNDCSMCILSPKLVEAARHPMIHLMTMSEVIDVAGEAPDFKVKVRHNPRYVSMDKCVGCGICAEKCPVKVPNEYDANLVNRKAIYIPFAQAVPLKYSIDSSKCLKLTKGRCGLCEKNCPAGAINYEDKAVEETLDVGAIILAPGFSVFDARLKKEYGYGEYPNVVTSLEFERFLSATGPYGGHVVRPSDQKTPKKVAFLQCVGSRDEKVGNTYCSSVCCMYAMKQAIIAGEHTAGLVPHIFFMDIRAVGKEFEDYRNRAEKEYGITMHRSSRVASISEDPVTKNLTLRYSSNGDVAEEEFDLVVLSLGLEPPKGASALGKIFNVNLNKFGFAGTNVYSPLTSSRPGVFVTGAFAAPKDIPTSVAEASGAAAKAGAYISNKRGHIEEAKMEELNVEGQEPRIGVFVCDCGINIKGTVDVPSVVDYVKTLPNVVFAEENKYSCSADTQSKIKDTIKKENLNRVVVASCTPRTHEPLFMSTLKEAGLNPYLFEMANIRDQCSWIHMGEPAKATQKAKDLVRMAVAKSRLLEPLYESKLPVTHSSVVVGGGISGMTAALDIAAQGFHVDLLERTGELGGNAMKIYHEEDGRKLREFAKELVTRVRNNKNITVHLNTEVKDVGGFVGNFKVKTNDDAELETGSIVVAVGAEEYKPKEFLYGQDKRVVTQLELEDQMQKGSLAANKIAMIQCVGSRNSEAPYCSRVCCANAIKNAIAVKKANPKADVYVFHKDIRTYGFREELYKEAGQVGVKFVRVPEDKPPMVTKEGDSLKLVANDTILGEDIMIKPDLVVLSTGIRPHHDNEELAKMLKVPLSKDKYFLEAHMKLRPVDFATNGVYLAGLAHWPKFTDEAIAQASGAAARAMTVISKPELKSEGIIAAVNDDICDGCAICEPVCEYKAITIVADPKNPEKKKAIVNEGLCKGCGCCVAACPSGAMEQRGFKNQQIIAAIDAALEESE; encoded by the coding sequence ATGTCGGAAAAGACAGGTGCAGTAATGGTCGTCGGAGGAGGTATCTCCGGCGTACAGACCGCGTTGGACCTTGCGGAGTCGGGGTTCCAGGTCTACCTGATTGAGAAGACGCCAAGCATCGGTGGAGTCATGTCCCAACTGGACAAGACCTTCCCGACGAACGATTGTTCGATGTGTATCCTTTCGCCCAAACTGGTCGAGGCTGCCAGGCATCCGATGATCCACCTCATGACCATGTCCGAGGTCATCGATGTCGCCGGCGAGGCTCCCGACTTCAAGGTGAAGGTCCGCCACAACCCCCGCTACGTCAGCATGGACAAGTGCGTGGGCTGCGGTATCTGCGCTGAGAAGTGTCCAGTGAAGGTGCCCAACGAGTATGATGCTAACCTGGTGAACAGAAAGGCCATCTACATCCCCTTCGCCCAGGCTGTGCCGCTGAAGTACTCGATCGATTCTAGCAAGTGCCTTAAGCTTACTAAGGGCCGCTGTGGTCTGTGCGAGAAGAACTGCCCAGCCGGTGCCATCAACTATGAGGACAAGGCCGTCGAGGAGACCCTTGATGTCGGAGCAATCATCCTCGCTCCCGGGTTCTCCGTGTTCGACGCCCGCCTGAAGAAGGAGTACGGCTATGGTGAGTACCCCAACGTCGTGACCTCCCTCGAGTTCGAGAGGTTCCTGAGCGCCACCGGCCCATACGGTGGACATGTTGTCAGGCCTTCCGACCAGAAGACCCCTAAGAAGGTGGCCTTCCTGCAGTGCGTCGGGTCCAGGGACGAGAAGGTGGGCAACACCTATTGCTCCTCCGTCTGCTGCATGTATGCCATGAAGCAGGCGATCATCGCCGGCGAGCACACTGCCGGGCTGGTACCGCACATCTTCTTCATGGACATCCGTGCGGTGGGCAAGGAGTTCGAGGATTACCGCAACCGGGCCGAGAAGGAGTACGGCATCACCATGCACCGCTCCTCTAGGGTCGCCAGCATCTCCGAGGACCCTGTGACCAAGAACCTGACCCTCCGCTACTCCTCCAACGGGGATGTGGCCGAGGAAGAGTTCGACCTGGTCGTCCTGTCTCTCGGTCTTGAGCCCCCCAAGGGCGCGAGCGCGCTTGGCAAGATCTTCAACGTCAACCTCAACAAGTTCGGCTTCGCTGGTACCAATGTGTACAGCCCGCTCACCTCCAGCCGCCCCGGTGTCTTCGTGACCGGCGCCTTCGCCGCTCCCAAGGACATTCCGACGTCGGTGGCTGAGGCATCGGGCGCCGCCGCCAAGGCCGGTGCCTACATCTCCAACAAGAGGGGCCACATCGAGGAGGCTAAGATGGAGGAGCTGAACGTCGAGGGCCAGGAGCCCAGGATCGGCGTCTTCGTCTGCGACTGCGGCATCAACATCAAGGGGACCGTCGACGTGCCCAGCGTGGTCGACTACGTCAAGACCCTGCCCAACGTCGTGTTTGCGGAGGAGAACAAGTACTCCTGCTCCGCCGATACCCAGAGCAAGATCAAGGACACCATCAAGAAGGAGAACCTCAACCGGGTCGTGGTGGCGTCCTGCACTCCCCGTACCCATGAGCCCCTGTTCATGAGCACCCTGAAGGAGGCTGGCCTCAACCCCTACCTGTTCGAGATGGCCAACATCAGGGACCAGTGCTCCTGGATCCACATGGGCGAGCCCGCCAAGGCTACCCAGAAGGCCAAAGACCTGGTCAGGATGGCTGTGGCGAAATCCCGCCTGCTCGAGCCCCTGTACGAGTCCAAGCTGCCGGTAACCCACTCCTCGGTGGTCGTGGGCGGAGGCATCTCCGGTATGACCGCAGCCCTCGACATCGCCGCCCAGGGATTCCATGTGGACCTCCTGGAGCGCACCGGTGAGCTCGGCGGAAACGCCATGAAGATCTACCACGAGGAGGACGGCCGCAAGCTCCGGGAGTTCGCCAAGGAGCTGGTCACCCGTGTGAGGAACAACAAGAACATCACCGTGCACCTCAACACCGAGGTCAAGGACGTCGGCGGCTTCGTCGGCAACTTCAAGGTGAAGACCAACGACGATGCCGAACTGGAGACCGGAAGCATCGTTGTGGCGGTCGGCGCGGAGGAGTACAAGCCCAAGGAGTTCCTGTACGGACAGGACAAGAGGGTCGTCACCCAGCTTGAGCTGGAGGACCAGATGCAGAAGGGTTCCCTCGCCGCCAACAAGATCGCCATGATCCAGTGCGTCGGTTCCAGGAACTCTGAGGCGCCCTACTGCAGCCGGGTCTGCTGCGCCAACGCCATCAAGAACGCCATCGCGGTGAAGAAGGCGAACCCCAAGGCCGATGTGTACGTGTTCCACAAGGACATCAGGACCTACGGGTTCCGCGAGGAGCTCTACAAGGAGGCCGGCCAGGTGGGCGTTAAGTTCGTCAGGGTCCCCGAGGACAAGCCCCCCATGGTCACCAAGGAGGGCGACAGCCTGAAGCTGGTCGCGAATGACACCATCCTGGGCGAGGACATCATGATCAAGCCCGATCTGGTGGTCCTGAGCACCGGCATCCGGCCGCACCACGACAACGAGGAGCTGGCCAAGATGCTCAAGGTGCCGCTCAGCAAGGACAAGTACTTCCTGGAGGCCCACATGAAGCTCAGGCCGGTCGACTTCGCCACCAACGGCGTCTACCTCGCTGGTCTGGCCCACTGGCCCAAGTTCACCGACGAAGCCATCGCTCAGGCGTCCGGAGCGGCCGCCCGTGCCATGACTGTGATCTCCAAGCCCGAGCTGAAGAGCGAGGGTATCATCGCAGCGGTGAACGATGACATCTGCGACGGCTGCGCCATCTGCGAGCCGGTCTGCGAGTACAAGGCCATCACCATCGTGGCCGATCCCAAGAACCCCGAGAAGAAGAAGGCCATCGTCAACGAGGGTCTGTGCAAGGGATGCGGCTGCTGCGTTGCGGCCTGCCCGTCCGGCGCCATGGAGCAGAGGGGCTTCAAGAACCAGCAGATCATCGCTGCGATCGACGCCGCGCTCGAGGAGAGTGAGTGA
- a CDS encoding zinc ribbon domain-containing protein: MRGSGFGELIRKLIYIRRPRGDEDKTHNERPRIMVTGAKAQVEICQICMGRIKEGTEYVRCGSGRVFHSVCLARLSGCPYCKRTFAIKGRESATSREMTEPIVPVPVTEGPAPMVEETALCPVCGERVSKNSSGCPACGAIFVADGGIFLCPGCGSPVKESDAICANCGEPFRMFVPRNCPVCGSSVGPSEDKCRCGAILGDRCPECGAVLAQEDIVCSNCGAAFEFI; this comes from the coding sequence ATGAGGGGATCCGGATTCGGGGAGCTGATCAGGAAGCTCATCTACATCCGTCGACCCCGTGGTGATGAGGATAAAACCCATAACGAACGTCCCCGCATCATGGTGACCGGGGCGAAGGCCCAGGTCGAAATCTGCCAGATCTGCATGGGACGCATCAAGGAAGGGACCGAGTACGTCCGCTGCGGCTCCGGCAGAGTGTTCCACTCGGTCTGCCTGGCCCGGCTGAGCGGGTGCCCTTACTGCAAGCGTACCTTCGCCATCAAGGGGCGGGAGAGCGCCACCTCCCGAGAGATGACAGAACCCATCGTGCCCGTTCCCGTCACCGAGGGACCGGCTCCGATGGTCGAGGAGACCGCACTCTGCCCGGTATGCGGGGAGAGGGTTTCCAAGAACTCATCGGGGTGCCCGGCCTGCGGCGCGATATTCGTCGCTGATGGGGGCATCTTCCTCTGTCCGGGGTGCGGTTCGCCGGTCAAGGAGAGCGATGCGATATGTGCCAACTGCGGGGAGCCCTTTCGGATGTTCGTCCCTCGCAACTGCCCGGTCTGCGGGAGTTCGGTAGGTCCCAGCGAGGACAAGTGCCGATGCGGGGCCATCCTCGGCGACCGGTGCCCAGAGTGCGGTGCTGTCCTGGCGCAGGAAGACATCGTGTGCTCCAACTGCGGAGCCGCCTTCGAGTTCATATGA
- the ftsZ gene encoding cell division protein FtsZ codes for MNTTVSSTGPYNSSVDYGAGVPGFGPGNTDDDELRQLVESIRIGITIIGCGGGGSNTINRLTRTGISGATLVAANSDARHLLAIQAPNKIILGKASTRGLGAGAIPDVGRKAAEEAREELRKYVEGSKVVFVTAGMGGGTGTGSAPFVAEMAKRSGALTMGIVTLPFKAEGRLRMENAQKGLRTLRECCDTTIVIHNDQLLKLVPKLPLEAAFKVADEVLMYGIKGITEIITRPGLVNVDYNDIVTIMKDAGTALIGMGESRDDKERVKQAVAEAMESPLLGTIDLSSAKGALIRVVGGPDMTVGEAEKAAELVSSRLSPQARIIWGCSVEPEMEGRVSLLVVITGVSSSVGDN; via the coding sequence ATGAACACGACAGTAAGCAGCACTGGACCATACAATTCCAGTGTAGATTATGGCGCAGGGGTCCCAGGGTTCGGACCGGGCAACACGGACGATGACGAGCTGCGGCAGTTGGTGGAATCGATACGCATCGGGATCACCATCATCGGATGCGGGGGCGGTGGATCCAACACCATCAACCGACTGACCCGGACAGGAATCTCCGGTGCTACCCTGGTCGCCGCCAACAGCGATGCCCGTCACCTCCTGGCAATCCAAGCGCCCAACAAGATCATTCTCGGGAAAGCCTCCACTAGGGGCCTGGGGGCTGGGGCGATCCCCGACGTCGGAAGGAAAGCGGCCGAAGAGGCAAGAGAGGAGCTACGCAAATATGTCGAGGGCAGCAAGGTAGTCTTCGTGACCGCGGGCATGGGCGGGGGTACTGGCACCGGATCGGCACCCTTCGTCGCCGAGATGGCCAAGCGGTCCGGGGCCCTGACTATGGGCATCGTTACCCTGCCCTTCAAGGCCGAGGGGCGCCTGCGCATGGAGAACGCCCAAAAAGGCCTGAGGACGCTTAGGGAGTGTTGCGATACCACCATCGTCATCCATAACGACCAGCTGCTGAAGCTTGTTCCCAAGCTCCCCCTGGAGGCCGCATTCAAAGTTGCGGATGAGGTTCTCATGTACGGGATCAAGGGCATCACCGAGATTATCACCCGGCCCGGCCTGGTCAATGTCGACTATAATGATATTGTCACTATAATGAAGGACGCGGGGACTGCCCTGATCGGAATGGGTGAGAGCCGCGACGACAAGGAAAGAGTCAAGCAGGCCGTCGCCGAGGCTATGGAGTCCCCCTTGCTGGGAACGATCGACCTGTCCTCGGCCAAGGGGGCTCTGATCCGGGTCGTGGGCGGACCGGACATGACCGTGGGAGAGGCTGAGAAAGCCGCCGAGCTGGTGTCCTCCAGGCTGAGCCCACAGGCAAGGATTATATGGGGTTGCTCCGTTGAGCCGGAGATGGAGGGCAGGGTGAGCCTGCTGGTCGTCATCACCGGGGTCAGCTCCTCGGTCGGCGACAACTAG
- the psmA gene encoding archaeal proteasome endopeptidase complex subunit alpha: MQPGQMAYDRAITVFSPDGRLFQVEYAREAVKRGTTTVGLKFKDGAVLIVDKRIASRLMEPRSIEKIFQIDEHIGCATSGLVADARVLVDHARVTAQISKITYDERISVEMLVKKICDYKQNYTQYGGVRPFGTALLIAGVDDQGIHLFETDPSGALVSYKAGSIGAGRNVVMEVFEEQYQEGMEMEDAIVLGLKALKKATEEEKLNPKSVEIGIVRQGSNFRRLEDGEVEAVVEKANTA, from the coding sequence ATGCAACCAGGACAAATGGCATATGACCGGGCCATCACCGTATTCTCCCCGGACGGAAGGCTGTTCCAGGTCGAGTACGCGAGGGAGGCCGTCAAGAGGGGCACTACCACGGTAGGTTTGAAGTTCAAGGACGGGGCAGTTCTCATCGTCGACAAGCGCATCGCCAGCCGCCTCATGGAGCCTAGGTCCATCGAAAAGATATTCCAGATCGACGAGCACATCGGATGTGCCACTTCCGGACTGGTAGCTGATGCCAGGGTCCTAGTGGACCATGCCAGGGTTACCGCCCAGATCAGCAAGATAACCTATGATGAGAGGATCAGCGTGGAGATGCTGGTCAAGAAGATCTGCGACTACAAGCAGAACTATACTCAGTACGGCGGGGTAAGGCCCTTCGGCACTGCCCTCCTCATCGCCGGTGTGGACGACCAGGGCATACACCTCTTCGAGACCGATCCGTCCGGGGCGCTAGTCTCTTACAAGGCGGGAAGCATCGGAGCCGGTCGCAACGTCGTCATGGAGGTCTTCGAGGAACAGTACCAGGAAGGGATGGAGATGGAGGATGCCATCGTTCTCGGGCTCAAGGCGCTGAAGAAGGCCACCGAGGAAGAGAAGCTCAACCCCAAGTCGGTCGAGATCGGCATCGTTCGCCAGGGATCCAACTTCCGCCGCCTCGAGGACGGCGAGGTCGAAGCAGTGGTGGAAAAGGCCAACACCGCATAG
- a CDS encoding ribosome assembly factor SBDS, translating into MVDLEDAIVAKLESHGETFEILIDPKVVNLIREGKEVDLADHMVIDEIFRNAHKGTRPEEKKVKEVFGTTDPTEVAKHIILKGEVQLTTQQRKEMLESKRRRIIMEIARNAINPQTSAPHPPARIEAAMEEARVHVDPFKSVESQIEPTLKALRPLIPIRFDKVRIAVKLTGEQYGRCYDYIAQAGKVTKDEWQTNGSWIGIVELPAGMRDDFLGKLAERTKGDVETKILKGAI; encoded by the coding sequence ATGGTCGACCTCGAAGACGCGATCGTTGCAAAGCTGGAGTCTCACGGGGAGACTTTCGAGATCCTCATCGACCCCAAGGTCGTCAACCTTATTCGGGAGGGCAAGGAGGTCGACCTGGCCGACCACATGGTCATCGACGAGATCTTCCGCAACGCCCATAAGGGCACCCGCCCCGAAGAGAAGAAGGTCAAGGAGGTCTTCGGCACCACCGACCCTACCGAGGTCGCCAAACACATTATCTTGAAGGGCGAGGTCCAGCTGACGACCCAGCAACGCAAAGAGATGCTGGAGAGCAAGCGGAGGCGCATTATAATGGAGATCGCCAGGAATGCCATCAACCCTCAGACCTCCGCCCCCCACCCTCCAGCCAGAATCGAAGCGGCGATGGAAGAGGCAAGGGTCCACGTGGACCCCTTCAAGTCCGTGGAATCGCAGATCGAGCCCACCCTAAAGGCCCTCCGCCCCCTGATCCCCATTCGCTTCGACAAGGTCCGCATCGCTGTAAAGCTGACCGGGGAGCAGTACGGGCGGTGTTACGATTACATCGCCCAGGCGGGGAAGGTCACCAAGGACGAGTGGCAAACGAACGGCAGTTGGATTGGCATCGTGGAACTGCCGGCAGGCATGCGCGACGATTTTCTCGGGAAGCTAGCCGAGAGGACCAAGGGGGATGTTGAGACCAAGATCCTCAAGGGCGCCATCTGA
- the rrp4 gene encoding exosome complex RNA-binding protein Rrp4, translating to MNSEGSRQPREIVMPGDLLDGDKLKPGAGTYVSEGKIYAALLGIKSVKSNYVNIIPLSGRYIPAVGDSVIGKVEDIGPSNWLIDINSPYPAPLHVNEVPWRVEFGDTARYMNVGDVILAKVLMVDETMRVQVTMKDQGLRKLQGGQIIEISPSKVPRVIGKSGSMIQMIKGYTNCRIFVGQNGRIWLDGEVDNIMHAIKAIQMIEQDAHSYGLTEKVKAYLEAGSQQSAPSSE from the coding sequence ATGAACAGTGAAGGGTCGAGACAACCACGGGAGATAGTCATGCCCGGTGACCTCCTGGATGGCGACAAGTTGAAGCCTGGGGCGGGTACCTATGTTTCTGAAGGCAAGATCTACGCCGCCCTCCTTGGTATCAAATCTGTAAAATCGAACTACGTGAACATCATTCCCTTGAGCGGCCGCTATATACCTGCCGTAGGGGACAGCGTCATCGGCAAGGTGGAGGATATCGGTCCCTCCAACTGGCTAATCGACATCAATTCTCCCTATCCTGCCCCGTTGCACGTGAACGAGGTCCCTTGGAGGGTCGAGTTCGGTGACACTGCGAGATACATGAACGTGGGCGATGTGATCCTGGCGAAGGTGCTCATGGTGGACGAAACCATGAGAGTGCAGGTCACCATGAAGGACCAGGGATTGAGAAAACTGCAGGGAGGACAGATCATCGAGATCTCTCCCAGCAAGGTGCCCAGGGTGATAGGGAAGAGCGGCTCAATGATCCAGATGATCAAGGGATATACGAACTGCCGCATCTTCGTAGGGCAGAACGGGAGGATCTGGCTCGATGGCGAGGTCGACAACATCATGCACGCCATCAAAGCCATCCAGATGATCGAGCAGGACGCCCATTCCTACGGGTTGACCGAGAAGGTGAAGGCGTACCTTGAGGCGGGGTCCCAGCAGTCCGCCCCGAGCTCGGAGTGA
- the rrp41 gene encoding exosome complex exonuclease Rrp41: MSGMTTDIDLIDDNGIRIDGRKVDELRPLKIEAGVLKRADGSAYVEWGKNKVLAAVYGPRECHPRHMQNPAKAIVQCKYNMLSFSVSDRKRPGPDRRSIEISKIISEALEYVVFTENYPRASIDVYIEVLQANAGTRCAGLTAASVALADAGIPMKDLVPAVAIGKADGQIVLDLNKEEDNYGNADLPIAMIPRTGEVLLMQMDGHMTMEEFDRALEYGKKACQMVYDVQKDALRRRYAVQAASGEGEDEAPQSNGTEA, from the coding sequence ATGTCCGGAATGACAACTGATATCGATCTGATCGATGACAATGGAATAAGGATAGATGGAAGGAAGGTGGACGAGCTCCGGCCGTTGAAAATTGAGGCCGGCGTGCTGAAGAGAGCGGACGGGTCCGCCTATGTAGAGTGGGGGAAGAACAAAGTCCTGGCCGCCGTGTACGGGCCGAGGGAATGTCACCCCCGCCACATGCAGAACCCGGCCAAGGCCATCGTCCAATGCAAGTACAACATGCTCTCGTTCTCCGTGTCCGACCGCAAGCGGCCCGGACCGGACCGGAGATCCATTGAGATCTCTAAGATCATTTCCGAGGCGCTCGAGTATGTGGTGTTCACCGAGAACTACCCCCGCGCCTCCATCGACGTATACATCGAGGTTCTGCAGGCCAACGCCGGCACCCGATGTGCCGGCTTGACCGCCGCCTCCGTGGCCCTGGCTGACGCTGGGATTCCCATGAAGGACCTGGTCCCCGCGGTCGCCATCGGCAAGGCCGATGGGCAGATCGTGCTGGACCTCAACAAGGAAGAGGATAACTACGGCAACGCCGACCTCCCCATCGCCATGATCCCCCGGACCGGTGAGGTCCTGCTCATGCAGATGGATGGCCACATGACCATGGAGGAGTTCGACCGTGCGCTCGAGTACGGGAAGAAGGCTTGCCAAATGGTGTACGATGTCCAGAAGGACGCCCTTCGCCGGCGCTACGCTGTGCAGGCCGCCAGCGGAGAGGGTGAGGACGAGGCTCCCCAGAGCAACGGAACGGAGGCCTGA
- the rrp42 gene encoding exosome complex protein Rrp42, with protein MSEPVMSEIKKGHIHKLLSTGKRVDGRALDEYRQISIETNYIESAQGSARVRLGNTDVLVGVKMEVGSPFADTPDRGVLTTNTELIPLASPTFESGPPDAGAIELARVIDRGIRESEMIDLKKLCIKHGEEVWINFLDIYVLDYDGNLFDACFLGAIAALKTTIVPAKENEKGEDYPMPLNHLPIQTTVVKIENSILFDPTLDEEKVADARLTVTTDENGDLRAMQKGLSGAFTLDEVKQVIDMSLQMSKGLRNIIG; from the coding sequence ATGTCCGAACCGGTTATGTCTGAGATCAAGAAGGGGCACATCCACAAGCTGCTGTCCACCGGCAAGAGGGTTGACGGGCGTGCGCTGGACGAGTACCGCCAGATCAGCATCGAGACCAATTACATCGAGAGCGCCCAAGGTTCCGCCCGGGTCCGCCTGGGCAACACCGACGTGCTCGTCGGAGTGAAGATGGAGGTCGGGTCCCCGTTCGCCGACACCCCCGACCGCGGTGTGTTGACGACCAACACCGAACTCATCCCGCTGGCCTCCCCGACCTTCGAGTCGGGGCCCCCAGACGCTGGCGCCATTGAGCTGGCCAGGGTCATCGACAGGGGCATCCGAGAGAGCGAGATGATCGACCTCAAGAAGCTGTGCATCAAGCATGGTGAGGAAGTCTGGATTAACTTCCTGGACATCTACGTCCTTGATTACGACGGCAACCTCTTCGACGCTTGCTTCCTGGGTGCCATCGCCGCGCTCAAGACCACCATCGTGCCGGCGAAGGAGAATGAGAAGGGCGAAGACTATCCCATGCCTCTGAACCATCTGCCCATTCAGACCACGGTCGTAAAGATAGAAAACTCTATATTGTTTGACCCGACTCTCGACGAAGAGAAGGTCGCGGACGCTCGCCTGACCGTCACTACCGACGAGAACGGTGACCTAAGGGCAATGCAGAAGGGACTCTCCGGCGCTTTCACGCTGGATGAGGTCAAGCAAGTGATCGACATGTCCCTGCAAATGAGCAAGGGCCTCAGAAACATCATAGGGTGA
- a CDS encoding 50S ribosomal protein L37ae, translating to MSKSTEKAGSSGRFGTRYGVVVRNRVRDIDKMRTAAHECPNCHRNSVSRVSSGIWECSKCDTKFAAGAYSPISKKETSEEFKAAQAAKVESEVSNDQTKGA from the coding sequence ATGTCCAAGTCAACAGAGAAGGCTGGCAGCTCGGGAAGGTTCGGCACTAGGTACGGCGTGGTCGTCAGGAACCGCGTCCGGGACATCGATAAGATGAGGACCGCGGCCCACGAGTGCCCCAACTGCCACAGGAACAGCGTATCGCGCGTCAGCAGCGGCATCTGGGAATGCAGCAAGTGCGACACCAAGTTCGCCGCTGGGGCCTACTCCCCGATCTCCAAGAAGGAGACCTCTGAGGAGTTCAAGGCAGCCCAGGCTGCCAAGGTCGAGAGCGAGGTCAGCAACGACCAGACCAAGGGTGCATAA
- a CDS encoding DNA-directed RNA polymerase subunit P gives MYKCGNCNEPIRSNVNTVGIQCEKCGSKIFYKERPNVKKVIKAR, from the coding sequence ATGTACAAGTGCGGGAACTGCAACGAGCCTATCCGCTCCAACGTCAACACCGTGGGCATCCAGTGCGAGAAGTGCGGTTCCAAGATCTTCTATAAGGAGCGACCTAACGTCAAGAAGGTCATCAAAGCCCGGTGA
- a CDS encoding KEOPS complex subunit Pcc1 has protein sequence MATPHGKAVWGALHPEVGREIPRTKVKLAPGEGEIILDIEASDLGALRAALNSYLRWIRLSEEIGNMVGEEHE, from the coding sequence TTGGCCACCCCACACGGAAAGGCCGTGTGGGGCGCGCTCCATCCCGAGGTTGGAAGGGAGATCCCTCGCACCAAAGTCAAGCTGGCCCCTGGTGAAGGGGAGATCATCCTCGATATCGAGGCCTCCGATCTCGGGGCCTTGCGAGCCGCACTAAATTCATATCTTAGGTGGATAAGACTCTCGGAAGAGATCGGAAACATGGTAGGTGAAGAACATGAATGA
- a CDS encoding prefoldin subunit beta, which produces MNELSPKVQNQIAQFQQLQQQLQAVLNQKFQMDAQLKEIQRTTEELNKSPEDVVIYKSVGSLMIKAENKEAVLKEIEEDKETMEVRVKTLERQEKSLKDRYQVLQDQLNKALSSGAAPMGPMGRTLSE; this is translated from the coding sequence ATGAATGAACTTAGCCCCAAGGTCCAAAATCAGATCGCTCAGTTCCAGCAGCTCCAGCAGCAGTTGCAGGCAGTGCTCAACCAGAAGTTCCAGATGGATGCCCAGCTGAAGGAGATACAGCGCACCACGGAGGAATTGAACAAGTCCCCCGAGGATGTTGTCATCTACAAGTCCGTCGGCTCCCTCATGATCAAGGCGGAGAACAAGGAGGCTGTCCTCAAAGAGATCGAGGAGGACAAGGAGACCATGGAGGTCCGGGTCAAGACCCTGGAGAGGCAGGAGAAGTCCCTGAAGGACCGCTACCAGGTGCTCCAGGATCAGCTTAACAAGGCTCTCTCCTCCGGCGCCGCCCCCATGGGACCCATGGGCAGGACGCTTAGCGAGTAA
- a CDS encoding DHH family phosphoesterase — protein MLSTIVQKLMSGKKVVLLHGNADPDALGSAYALYRAFPDITVAALGGLDRLAKVMAINLQFEVLSFVDLDAFDTVVAVDSSSMEQVGVDLTGRDIVAIDHHAPCGDWDEALFLCDETRRSCAEIVFEVLKVAGTAIDRRIGLALAVGMLTDSGHFRFANAAMMRTFSEVMDASGINMDEAMDLTDLDPDVSERISQLKGAQRMRFDRLGDHIAAISLGSAHESSVCKAILNIGADVAFVGSQRDEKFRISARARQDIVRKGLHLGKLLDDIGGETSNNGGGHAGAAGLTGVGDVEAILNICLSRSMAFFREHRDAVRSQS, from the coding sequence ATGCTGTCCACCATCGTCCAGAAGCTCATGTCTGGAAAGAAGGTCGTCCTATTGCACGGCAACGCCGACCCCGATGCCTTGGGCTCGGCCTACGCCCTCTATCGTGCCTTTCCCGATATCACAGTCGCCGCCCTGGGCGGCCTCGATCGCCTGGCCAAGGTTATGGCCATAAATCTCCAGTTCGAGGTGCTGAGCTTCGTCGACCTGGACGCGTTCGACACGGTGGTGGCAGTGGATTCCTCGTCTATGGAACAGGTCGGCGTCGACCTAACCGGGCGAGATATCGTAGCTATCGACCATCATGCCCCCTGTGGGGATTGGGACGAGGCTCTGTTCCTTTGCGACGAGACCAGGCGCAGCTGCGCGGAGATCGTGTTCGAGGTCCTCAAGGTGGCGGGGACCGCAATCGACCGCCGTATAGGGCTGGCCCTGGCCGTAGGCATGCTCACCGACAGTGGTCACTTCCGCTTCGCCAACGCCGCCATGATGCGCACGTTCTCCGAGGTCATGGATGCCAGCGGCATCAACATGGACGAGGCCATGGACCTGACCGACCTTGACCCCGACGTCTCGGAGCGTATCTCTCAGCTCAAGGGGGCGCAGAGGATGCGCTTTGATCGCCTAGGGGACCACATAGCAGCCATCTCCTTGGGGAGCGCCCATGAATCCTCTGTATGCAAGGCCATCCTCAACATCGGCGCCGATGTCGCGTTCGTGGGCTCTCAGCGGGACGAGAAGTTCCGCATCAGCGCCCGGGCCCGGCAGGACATCGTCAGGAAGGGGTTGCATCTCGGGAAGCTGCTGGACGATATCGGCGGCGAGACCAGCAACAACGGAGGGGGGCACGCCGGCGCTGCCGGTCTGACCGGAGTAGGTGACGTGGAGGCCATCCTCAACATCTGCCTGTCCCGCTCCATGGCCTTCTTCCGAGAGCACCGAGACGCTGTCCGCTCTCAGAGCTGA